Proteins encoded within one genomic window of Thermococcus celer Vu 13 = JCM 8558:
- a CDS encoding glycogen synthase, which produces MKVLIVGFEYLPVKVGGLAEAITSIAEGLKKLGNDVVVFTPDHGRELGEVVDSFRVSAFGESVPVTVRKREENGVTVYSLGGGLLSEPDVYGPGWDGLLRKTVLFGKASVGLMNGLIGEFKPDVVHAHDWHTVFALGLLKKYFGMRSVFTVHRLNKARIPAGYFQEANLGELAPYPEIDPEHTAGYVADAVTTVSRSYLWEEWDFFGNFDGKVTHVFNGIDCSFWNEELMETKDLPREERRRLVLKRFGLSDGKAFMFIGRFDRAQKGVDTLLRAIEILSSDPAFKGMRFIVIGKGDPELERWARAVENRFPENVRVITELLSRETVRELYGSVDFVVIPSYFEPFGLVQLEAMCLGAVPIGSSVGGIKDTIVDLNSNPEGATGLLVPPRDAFALAEAMIRAMELDDGTLERLRRNGKKRGREDFTWENACRRYVRVYEGTVDKAVPFLR; this is translated from the coding sequence ATGAAGGTTCTTATAGTTGGCTTTGAGTACCTCCCGGTCAAGGTGGGCGGCCTCGCCGAGGCGATTACGAGCATAGCGGAGGGGCTGAAAAAACTCGGAAACGACGTCGTCGTCTTCACGCCGGACCACGGGCGGGAACTCGGTGAGGTCGTGGACTCCTTCAGGGTTTCGGCCTTCGGTGAGTCAGTTCCCGTAACCGTCAGGAAGCGCGAGGAGAACGGCGTTACCGTTTACTCCCTTGGAGGGGGGCTCCTCAGCGAGCCGGACGTCTACGGTCCGGGCTGGGACGGCCTGCTCAGGAAGACCGTTCTCTTCGGTAAGGCCAGCGTCGGGCTCATGAACGGGCTCATCGGGGAGTTTAAACCAGACGTCGTCCACGCCCACGACTGGCACACCGTCTTCGCCCTCGGACTCCTGAAGAAGTACTTCGGGATGAGGAGCGTTTTCACGGTCCACCGGCTCAACAAGGCGAGGATCCCGGCGGGCTACTTCCAGGAGGCGAACCTCGGCGAGCTGGCCCCCTACCCCGAGATAGACCCGGAGCACACGGCAGGCTACGTGGCCGACGCCGTAACGACCGTGAGCAGGAGCTATCTGTGGGAGGAGTGGGATTTCTTCGGGAACTTCGACGGCAAGGTCACGCACGTCTTCAACGGCATAGACTGCTCCTTCTGGAACGAGGAGCTCATGGAGACGAAGGACCTCCCAAGGGAAGAAAGGAGGAGGCTCGTCCTGAAGCGTTTCGGCCTGAGCGATGGAAAGGCCTTTATGTTCATAGGGCGCTTCGACAGGGCCCAGAAAGGCGTTGACACGCTCCTGCGGGCAATTGAAATCCTCTCCTCCGATCCTGCCTTCAAGGGCATGAGGTTCATCGTAATCGGCAAGGGCGATCCCGAGCTGGAGCGCTGGGCCAGGGCCGTGGAAAACCGCTTCCCCGAGAACGTCAGGGTAATAACCGAACTACTGAGCAGGGAGACCGTAAGGGAGCTCTACGGGTCGGTTGATTTCGTGGTTATCCCCTCCTACTTCGAGCCCTTCGGCCTGGTCCAGCTGGAGGCCATGTGCCTCGGCGCGGTACCCATAGGGAGCTCGGTCGGCGGGATAAAGGACACCATAGTGGACCTGAACTCGAACCCGGAGGGGGCGACGGGCCTGCTCGTTCCGCCGCGGGACGCCTTCGCGCTGGCCGAGGCTATGATCCGCGCGATGGAACTGGACGATGGTACCCTGGAGAGGCTCAGGAGGAACGGGAAGAAACGGGGAAGGGAGGACTTCACCTGGGAGAACGCCTGCAGGAGGTACGTGAGGGTTTACGAGGGGACCGTTGATAAGGCCGTCCCCTTCCTGCGCTAA
- a CDS encoding ribonuclease P protein component 2, whose protein sequence is MREKPKYPPPTLRDKHRYIAFQVIGERPFRKDEVKRAIWEASLSTLGVLGSARAKPWFIKFDEKSGTGIVRVDRKHVEEFRLALTLVTDINGSRAIFRTLGVSGTMKRLKKKFLTEYGWR, encoded by the coding sequence ATGAGGGAGAAGCCCAAGTACCCGCCCCCCACTTTGAGGGACAAGCACCGCTACATCGCCTTCCAGGTCATAGGGGAGAGGCCCTTCAGGAAGGACGAGGTGAAGAGGGCCATCTGGGAGGCGAGCCTCTCCACCCTCGGCGTCCTCGGCTCGGCGAGGGCAAAACCCTGGTTCATAAAGTTTGACGAGAAGAGCGGGACCGGAATCGTCAGGGTCGACAGGAAACACGTTGAGGAGTTCCGCCTCGCCCTAACCCTCGTAACTGATATAAACGGTTCGAGGGCCATCTTCAGGACCCTCGGAGTTTCCGGAACGATGAAAAGGCTGAAAAAGAAATTTCTGACGGAGTACGGCTGGCGTTAG
- a CDS encoding radical SAM protein: MVRETPYFSYAVGELPRGCQLCVRGEKLVLFTTGACPRDCFYCPLSEKRKGDVVYANERPVKTVDEAIEEAKIQEAKGAGVTGGDPLARLDRTAEYIRALKEAFGEGFHVHLYTTGALATKKALERLYDAGLDEIRFHPDLFNPNSRLFEVEIRNIRNAFDFDWDVGGEIPSIPGQFERMKWYAEFLDKLGAKFLNVNELEFSETNLRALIDRGYKPISNESAAITGSLELGLKLLEWGGENTSLSYHLCTAKLKDAVQLRNRLRRMAKNVARPYMEVTEEGTLRFGIAEYDDLDELYTLLVEGAEVPEEWLYVNRERGRVEMPEGVAVELADAIEGDVRFFIVEEYPTFDRLEVERVPLP; encoded by the coding sequence ATGGTACGGGAGACGCCCTACTTTTCGTACGCCGTTGGAGAGCTCCCGCGGGGCTGTCAACTCTGCGTTAGGGGCGAGAAGCTCGTCCTCTTCACGACGGGGGCCTGCCCGAGGGACTGCTTTTACTGCCCCCTGAGCGAGAAAAGAAAGGGAGACGTCGTTTACGCCAATGAGAGGCCCGTGAAGACGGTCGATGAAGCCATAGAGGAAGCTAAGATCCAGGAAGCTAAGGGCGCGGGCGTTACCGGCGGCGACCCGCTTGCGAGACTGGATAGAACCGCTGAATACATCCGCGCTCTCAAGGAGGCCTTCGGCGAGGGATTTCACGTTCATCTCTACACAACCGGGGCCCTCGCGACAAAAAAGGCCCTCGAGAGGCTCTACGATGCGGGTCTGGACGAGATAAGGTTCCATCCCGATCTCTTCAACCCGAACTCAAGGCTCTTCGAGGTCGAGATCAGGAACATACGCAACGCCTTCGACTTCGACTGGGACGTCGGTGGAGAGATTCCCTCGATTCCGGGCCAGTTCGAGAGGATGAAATGGTACGCGGAGTTCCTCGATAAGCTTGGCGCTAAGTTCCTGAACGTGAACGAACTCGAGTTCAGCGAGACGAACCTGAGGGCCCTCATCGATCGGGGATACAAACCGATAAGCAACGAGAGCGCGGCGATAACGGGTTCTCTCGAGCTCGGCCTCAAACTCCTCGAGTGGGGCGGGGAGAACACCTCCCTGAGCTACCACCTATGCACCGCGAAGCTGAAGGACGCGGTCCAGCTCAGGAACAGGCTCAGGAGGATGGCTAAGAACGTGGCCAGGCCCTACATGGAGGTGACGGAGGAGGGAACCCTTCGCTTCGGTATAGCCGAGTACGACGACCTCGATGAGCTCTACACGCTCCTCGTTGAGGGGGCTGAGGTTCCGGAGGAGTGGCTCTACGTGAACCGCGAGAGGGGCAGGGTGGAGATGCCTGAGGGGGTTGCGGTGGAGCTCGCCGACGCCATCGAGGGGGACGTGAGGTTCTTCATCGTCGAGGAGTACCCGACCTTCGACCGGCTCGAGGTGGAGAGGGTTCCGCTGCCGTGA
- a CDS encoding AAA family ATPase codes for MLFDLRPKSRREDIFDREGEFRELEESVKTYPITLLLGIRRVGKSSILRAYLNGKPGIVVDCRELYGERGHITREDLIRELQSKGLYLSRVLSKFKINIDLKFLKLEPREVSLREVFRELNEAGSETGGFILAFDEAQYLRFYGSRGGRELLALFAHAYDDLPSLRIVLTGSEVGLLHDFLDVGNYESPLYGRMAGEVYVKPFDRDTSVGFLKKGFEEVGIEVPEDEIEKAVETLDGIPGWLVIFGIEYIRERNLEKAVAKTLEVARGMISGELKELERRSPRYGMILQAIALGYNRWSLIRDYLAVKGHRTPEPRLHELLKNLKKMGWVEEEHGRYSLVDPIVSMILGR; via the coding sequence GTGCTGTTCGATCTGAGGCCGAAGAGCAGAAGGGAGGATATCTTTGATCGGGAGGGGGAGTTCAGGGAGCTTGAGGAGAGCGTTAAGACCTATCCGATAACCCTGCTTCTGGGGATAAGGCGCGTGGGAAAGAGTTCGATTTTGAGGGCATACCTCAATGGTAAGCCAGGAATCGTGGTGGACTGCCGGGAGCTCTACGGTGAGAGGGGCCATATAACCAGGGAGGATTTGATCCGGGAACTACAATCCAAAGGACTCTATCTTTCCAGGGTTCTCTCAAAGTTCAAAATAAACATCGACCTGAAGTTCCTAAAGCTCGAGCCGAGGGAAGTTTCACTGCGTGAAGTCTTCAGGGAACTAAACGAGGCCGGAAGTGAAACTGGAGGATTCATCCTGGCCTTTGACGAGGCCCAGTACCTGAGGTTCTACGGTTCAAGGGGTGGAAGGGAGTTGCTCGCCCTCTTCGCCCACGCCTACGACGACCTCCCCAGCCTGAGGATCGTTCTAACGGGCTCGGAGGTGGGACTGCTCCACGATTTTCTGGACGTCGGCAACTACGAGAGCCCGCTGTACGGAAGGATGGCGGGAGAGGTCTACGTAAAGCCCTTCGATAGGGACACCTCCGTTGGATTCCTGAAAAAAGGATTTGAGGAAGTTGGAATCGAGGTTCCTGAGGATGAGATAGAGAAGGCCGTCGAAACCCTCGACGGCATACCCGGATGGCTCGTGATATTCGGAATCGAGTACATCAGGGAACGGAACCTTGAAAAAGCCGTGGCGAAAACCCTTGAAGTGGCCAGGGGTATGATATCCGGGGAGTTAAAGGAACTGGAGCGCAGGAGTCCGAGGTACGGGATGATCCTCCAGGCCATAGCTCTGGGTTACAACAGATGGAGCCTCATAAGGGATTACCTGGCCGTCAAGGGACACAGAACCCCGGAACCGAGGCTCCACGAGCTTTTGAAGAACCTCAAGAAGATGGGCTGGGTTGAGGAAGAGCACGGTAGATATAGCCTCGTCGATCCCATCGTATCGATGATCCTCGGGCGTTAG
- a CDS encoding RNA-guided endonuclease InsQ/TnpB family protein yields MRVTKTVVLKSERLPKKVSKIFVELEGMYREMLLQTVLFAVQNETTSFVKLKAEKYRFLREFYPQLPSHYAYTVCQDSALRAKSFLKRKRKGLAEKVYPEVRNVSIWLDDHLWRAGLTVIKITTHKGWIEVGLEAHKHYWKTVNSGWKLASQARIKPDKKERRLIIYLTFFKDVEQYKAKSWISVDVNEDNVTALVDFTPVIFETGQKKITLGYYYRRKRVQKKWDKKLGSRNEKKRKILRKLREKDKKRDVRLKLAKIIVKEAKKRNAGIILEKLPKNVPRRMLERVGDKQLRHRIYQSAFLGVQKAIEEKAREYGVPVIRVNPKNTSRICPVHNAVVEYEDGRFGVCSAGGEVWHRDVLAVWNLYLRALQGDGSSALSSGGFFVDGRLVPLASTATSEAIWIEKSRWLRWNSLPPTQSDTLSHKMKR; encoded by the coding sequence ATGAGGGTTACGAAGACCGTTGTTTTGAAGTCTGAAAGGCTTCCGAAAAAGGTTTCCAAAATATTCGTCGAGCTTGAGGGAATGTATCGAGAAATGCTCCTTCAGACTGTCCTGTTTGCAGTTCAGAATGAAACAACCTCTTTTGTAAAGCTGAAGGCTGAAAAATACAGATTTTTGAGAGAGTTTTATCCACAACTTCCCTCTCACTATGCATACACGGTCTGCCAAGATTCAGCCTTGAGGGCAAAAAGCTTTCTGAAGAGGAAGAGGAAAGGCCTCGCCGAGAAGGTGTATCCAGAAGTCAGGAATGTTTCAATATGGCTTGATGACCACCTGTGGCGTGCTGGACTAACTGTCATAAAGATAACCACGCACAAGGGCTGGATTGAGGTTGGTCTTGAGGCGCACAAGCATTATTGGAAGACAGTGAATTCGGGCTGGAAACTGGCCTCTCAAGCGAGAATAAAGCCTGACAAAAAAGAGAGGAGGCTGATTATTTACCTAACCTTTTTCAAGGATGTTGAGCAGTATAAGGCAAAATCGTGGATTTCTGTTGATGTGAATGAGGACAACGTTACCGCACTCGTTGATTTCACGCCAGTGATTTTTGAGACTGGACAGAAGAAAATCACTCTCGGGTATTATTACAGGAGGAAAAGGGTTCAGAAGAAGTGGGATAAAAAGCTTGGCTCAAGAAATGAAAAGAAGAGGAAGATTTTGAGAAAGCTTCGTGAGAAGGATAAAAAGAGGGACGTTCGCCTCAAGCTTGCGAAAATAATTGTCAAAGAGGCAAAAAAGAGAAATGCTGGAATAATCTTGGAGAAGCTTCCGAAGAACGTTCCAAGGAGGATGTTGGAGAGGGTTGGTGATAAACAGCTTCGGCACAGGATTTATCAGTCAGCATTCTTGGGGGTACAGAAGGCTATTGAGGAGAAGGCAAGAGAGTATGGTGTTCCTGTGATAAGAGTGAATCCGAAGAACACTTCAAGAATTTGTCCTGTTCACAATGCTGTTGTGGAGTACGAGGATGGTCGGTTTGGGGTTTGCTCTGCTGGTGGTGAGGTTTGGCATCGTGATGTTCTTGCTGTCTGGAATTTGTATTTGAGGGCCCTTCAGGGTGATGGGAGCTCTGCTCTAAGCTCTGGGGGGTTTTTCGTGGATGGGAGGCTCGTGCCGTTAGCCTCGACCGCCACCAGTGAAGCCATCTGGATTGAGAAATCCAGATGGTTGAGGTGGAACTCCTTACCGCCGACGCAAAGTGATACACTCTCACACAAAATGAAGCGGTAG
- a CDS encoding RAD55 family ATPase — protein sequence MNGKRISTGIRGLDLMLRGGLIPGRTYLVKGAPGTGKTTLAVHFAMAGVANGEDVLYVTLEEPADNIRADMTKMGFNLNDSRFTLIDATPTSERYVLVEDFFESFAGSMEKMTQAIKEKLRERRYTRIVLDPITMLKFTSPEEIEYRRAFLSFVKSMGKMGATVLMTSEFQRTDIEEYLVSGVIELKMFDIQGTLYRGLKILKFRGSGFDHSMRPYKITSRGMVVYHDRVISLP from the coding sequence ATGAACGGCAAAAGGATCTCAACGGGCATCAGGGGACTCGACCTTATGCTTAGGGGTGGGTTGATACCGGGGAGAACGTACCTCGTGAAGGGTGCCCCCGGAACCGGCAAGACGACCCTCGCGGTGCACTTCGCCATGGCGGGGGTGGCCAACGGCGAGGACGTCCTCTACGTGACCCTCGAGGAACCAGCCGATAACATTAGAGCTGACATGACCAAGATGGGTTTTAACCTCAACGACAGCAGGTTCACCTTGATAGACGCCACCCCAACGTCGGAGCGCTACGTCCTCGTCGAGGACTTCTTCGAATCGTTCGCGGGTAGTATGGAGAAGATGACCCAGGCGATAAAGGAGAAGCTCAGGGAGAGGCGTTACACCCGCATCGTCCTTGATCCGATAACCATGCTCAAGTTCACCTCACCAGAGGAGATAGAGTACCGGAGGGCCTTTCTCAGTTTCGTGAAGAGCATGGGCAAAATGGGGGCAACGGTTCTGATGACCTCGGAGTTCCAGAGAACGGACATCGAGGAGTACCTCGTCAGCGGTGTCATAGAGCTGAAGATGTTCGACATCCAGGGGACGCTCTACCGCGGGCTGAAGATCCTGAAGTTCAGGGGGAGTGGTTTCGACCACAGCATGAGGCCCTACAAGATAACGAGCAGGGGAATGGTGGTTTACCACGACCGCGTCATCTCGCTACCCTGA
- a CDS encoding ATP-dependent helicase — protein MSEERIRYADREYTDEEILAILEEPVREWFRRKFRTFTPPQRYAVVEIHKGENVLISSPTGSGKTLSAFLAAINELILLGKAGKLEDKIYVLYVSPLRALNNDIKRNLEGPLSEIKEVAKELGYELPEIRVGIRTSDTSSYQKSRMLKKPPHILITTPESLAIALNAPKFRERLKTVRYLIIDEVHALAENKRGTHLSLSVERLAALADKDFVRIGLSATIHPLEEVAKFVFGFDDDGKPRPGLIVDVSFAKETEIKVESVVEDLIYTDAGTLSNALYKRLAEHIRGHRTTLIFTNTRSGAERVAYNLKKRYPEFDGLIEAHHSSLSREVRLDVEEKLKRGELRAVVSSTSLELGIDIGTIDLVILIGSPKSVNRALQRIGRAGHRLHDVSKGIILALDRDDLVEVTVLAHNARNRRLDRIRIPKNPLDVLVQHLLGMALNRVWDVEEAYKLVRRAYPYRDLPFEDFMSVLRYLAGEYAGLEERKVYAKVWLEDGKFGRRGRMTRVIYYMNAGTIPDEAKIRVYTMDKQMIGTVEEEFAERLMPGDIFVLAGRTYEFVKSRGNKIYVIPREGARPTIPAWFSEMLPLSFDLALDIQRFRREVAGLLDNRRAKGFLMRKYGIDERASRAILAYFREQSRYSTVPDDETVLVEEVPGEKRNRYFFHTLIGRRANDALSRAFAYLVSKRKGTNVGIAINDNGFALLLPPEVRLSEEEILELFRVEDLRGVLKNALENTELLKRRFRHVANRGLLILRRYVGRKKRLGRQQVMAVALLKVLRENYPDFPLLKEVYREIMEDKMDVENAELFLSWVREGRLKVIVEHNELPSPFAFNLEAIGSSDVVLMEDRREMIKRLHRKIMAMIEASG, from the coding sequence ATGAGTGAGGAAAGGATAAGGTACGCCGACAGGGAGTACACCGATGAGGAGATACTCGCGATACTCGAAGAGCCGGTGAGGGAGTGGTTTAGGCGGAAGTTTCGAACCTTCACCCCTCCCCAGCGCTACGCAGTGGTTGAGATCCACAAAGGCGAGAACGTCCTCATATCTTCGCCAACAGGCTCCGGAAAAACGCTCTCCGCTTTTCTCGCGGCCATAAACGAGCTTATACTCCTTGGAAAGGCCGGAAAGCTCGAGGATAAAATCTACGTGCTCTACGTCTCCCCGCTTAGGGCCCTCAACAACGACATAAAGAGGAACCTCGAGGGGCCGTTGAGCGAGATAAAGGAGGTGGCCAAGGAACTCGGCTACGAGCTCCCGGAGATCCGCGTCGGGATAAGGACGAGCGACACGTCGAGCTACCAGAAGAGCAGGATGTTGAAGAAGCCACCGCACATACTGATTACGACCCCGGAGAGCCTCGCCATAGCCCTGAACGCCCCGAAGTTCCGCGAGAGGCTCAAAACGGTCAGGTACCTCATCATCGACGAGGTTCACGCGCTGGCCGAGAACAAGCGGGGAACTCACCTTTCCCTGAGCGTCGAGAGGCTCGCGGCTTTAGCCGATAAGGACTTCGTGAGGATAGGGCTGAGCGCGACCATCCACCCGCTCGAGGAAGTGGCGAAGTTCGTCTTCGGCTTCGACGACGATGGGAAGCCGAGGCCGGGCTTAATCGTTGACGTCAGCTTCGCCAAGGAGACGGAGATAAAGGTGGAAAGCGTCGTCGAGGATTTGATCTACACGGACGCAGGGACCCTGAGCAACGCCCTCTACAAACGCCTGGCGGAGCACATAAGGGGGCACAGGACGACGCTCATCTTTACGAACACGAGGAGCGGCGCCGAGAGGGTCGCCTATAATCTGAAGAAACGCTACCCCGAGTTTGATGGGTTGATAGAGGCCCACCACTCGAGCCTCTCGCGGGAAGTTCGTCTGGACGTCGAGGAGAAGCTGAAGAGAGGGGAGCTCAGGGCGGTTGTCAGTTCAACGAGTTTAGAGTTAGGAATTGATATTGGTACAATAGATTTGGTTATTCTTATCGGTTCCCCGAAGAGCGTCAACAGGGCGTTGCAGAGGATAGGGAGGGCCGGCCACAGGCTCCACGACGTGAGTAAAGGGATAATCCTCGCCCTCGACCGCGACGACCTCGTCGAGGTCACCGTTCTGGCCCACAACGCGAGGAACCGGAGGCTCGACAGGATAAGGATCCCGAAGAACCCCCTCGACGTTCTCGTCCAGCACCTCCTCGGGATGGCGCTCAACCGGGTCTGGGACGTTGAGGAAGCGTATAAACTCGTGAGGCGCGCCTATCCTTACCGCGACCTTCCATTCGAGGACTTCATGAGCGTCCTCCGCTATCTGGCCGGGGAGTACGCCGGCCTCGAGGAGAGGAAGGTTTACGCCAAGGTATGGCTCGAGGACGGTAAATTCGGAAGGCGCGGCAGGATGACGAGGGTCATCTACTACATGAACGCGGGCACGATTCCAGACGAAGCGAAGATCAGGGTTTACACGATGGACAAGCAGATGATTGGAACGGTCGAGGAGGAGTTCGCCGAGAGGCTGATGCCCGGGGATATCTTCGTTTTGGCCGGGAGAACCTACGAGTTCGTCAAGAGCAGAGGGAACAAGATATACGTGATCCCGCGCGAGGGGGCGAGGCCGACGATTCCGGCCTGGTTCTCGGAGATGCTGCCCCTGAGCTTTGACTTAGCTCTCGACATCCAGCGCTTCAGGAGGGAGGTGGCGGGGCTTTTGGATAACCGCCGCGCAAAGGGGTTCCTGATGAGGAAGTACGGGATAGACGAGAGGGCCTCGAGGGCCATCTTAGCTTACTTCCGCGAGCAGTCGCGGTATTCGACTGTCCCCGATGATGAGACCGTCCTCGTTGAGGAGGTTCCCGGCGAGAAGCGCAACCGTTACTTCTTCCACACCCTCATTGGGAGGAGGGCCAACGACGCCCTGAGCAGGGCCTTCGCCTACCTTGTGAGCAAGAGGAAGGGGACCAACGTAGGCATAGCGATAAACGACAACGGCTTTGCGCTCCTCCTTCCGCCGGAGGTGAGGCTGAGCGAGGAGGAGATCCTCGAGCTTTTCCGGGTGGAAGACCTCAGGGGGGTTCTGAAGAACGCCCTCGAAAACACGGAACTCCTCAAGAGGCGCTTCAGGCACGTCGCCAACCGCGGACTGCTCATCCTCAGGAGGTACGTAGGAAGGAAGAAGAGGCTCGGCAGACAGCAGGTGATGGCCGTTGCCCTGCTGAAGGTTCTCAGAGAGAACTACCCCGACTTCCCACTCCTGAAGGAGGTTTACAGGGAGATAATGGAGGACAAGATGGACGTTGAGAACGCGGAGCTCTTCCTGAGCTGGGTGAGGGAGGGCAGGCTAAAGGTCATCGTGGAACACAACGAACTCCCGAGTCCATTCGCCTTCAACCTCGAGGCGATAGGCTCGAGCGACGTCGTTCTGATGGAGGACAGGCGGGAGATGATAAAACGGCTTCACAGGAAGATAATGGCGATGATAGAAGCGTCAGGGTAG
- a CDS encoding glycosyltransferase, whose translation MNPLLLGLSVVLLWDGYFFLNYIISLFRNYPIREWTPAVSVIIPAYNEGKRVIAAVESALGQDYPSLEVIVVDDGSDDDTFEMASSVKDPRLKVYRKEHGGKARALNFGLSKSSGEIVVTTDADSYLEPTAIKELVRRFHSDEVAGVGGQVRVPGSSFLERAQDAEHLRIAMFRRAKELEDLSLAPGPIAAFRREALDGIGGFVDDPVEDYATTKAVKSLGRVVYAPRARVWTEMPKSLSVLWRQRKRWFLGDLKNLGGGFTKDLTFLLLSDLVAFLDVAVPPLLLFAGKFELFTLWWLFEVFTMLLPTLMEGGSPINALLFPLILWFWAVFYLALHIYGYFSALLRRV comes from the coding sequence ATGAACCCGCTCCTCCTTGGACTTTCCGTCGTCCTCCTCTGGGACGGGTACTTCTTCCTTAACTACATAATTAGCCTTTTCAGGAATTACCCAATTAGAGAATGGACACCCGCGGTCTCGGTGATAATCCCCGCGTACAACGAGGGGAAGCGGGTTATTGCGGCCGTAGAATCCGCCCTCGGGCAAGATTACCCCAGCCTCGAGGTCATAGTAGTCGACGACGGAAGCGATGACGACACGTTTGAGATGGCCTCCTCTGTGAAGGACCCCCGTCTGAAGGTTTACAGGAAAGAGCACGGGGGGAAGGCGAGGGCCCTGAACTTCGGCCTCTCGAAGTCCTCCGGCGAGATCGTGGTCACAACGGACGCCGACAGCTACCTCGAGCCCACCGCCATCAAAGAACTCGTGAGGCGCTTTCACTCCGATGAAGTCGCCGGGGTTGGGGGGCAGGTCCGGGTCCCGGGGAGTTCCTTCCTCGAGAGGGCCCAGGACGCCGAGCACCTGAGAATAGCCATGTTCCGCCGCGCCAAAGAGCTCGAGGATTTAAGCCTCGCTCCAGGTCCCATCGCGGCATTCCGCAGGGAAGCCCTCGATGGAATCGGCGGCTTCGTCGATGACCCCGTCGAGGACTACGCCACCACGAAGGCCGTTAAATCCCTCGGAAGGGTCGTCTACGCCCCGCGCGCAAGGGTCTGGACCGAGATGCCGAAGAGCTTAAGCGTTCTCTGGCGCCAGAGGAAGCGCTGGTTCCTCGGCGACCTGAAAAACCTTGGCGGGGGTTTTACGAAGGATCTAACCTTCCTTCTTCTGAGTGACCTGGTGGCGTTCCTCGACGTTGCCGTTCCTCCCCTTCTGCTCTTCGCTGGTAAGTTTGAGCTCTTCACCCTCTGGTGGTTATTCGAGGTCTTCACTATGCTCCTCCCGACCCTGATGGAGGGCGGGAGTCCAATAAACGCGCTCCTCTTTCCGCTCATCCTGTGGTTCTGGGCGGTCTTCTACCTCGCCCTCCACATCTACGGCTATTTCTCGGCCCTCCTTCGTAGGGTGTGA
- a CDS encoding inorganic phosphate transporter gives MMAVITALFMAWAIGANDSAKAVGTAVGSGVIGFKRGVLLIGVFTTLGVLLGGAGVSGTVARLAGNMTTAQVGLVLFSAASAVTLASLWGRPISTTQSVIGGLVGAALALGLPVDWWTVGKIVSAWVLSPLVSALFAIAVYRIYKPVLRRIKCLRNLELTQKWLVFTASAFSAFNLGANELSNVAGLMEGAGIDGPFKLILALTLAFGALTFSYEVMMTVGRDISPLGPTSAFSSQFGASLAVSAANLIGLPVSSGQAIVGSISGLGLYKGEHVNLRLLAGIVKGWVIAPLFAGAISYFLVTALA, from the coding sequence ATGATGGCAGTGATAACGGCGCTCTTCATGGCGTGGGCCATAGGGGCGAACGACAGCGCGAAGGCGGTTGGAACGGCGGTCGGGTCGGGCGTCATCGGCTTCAAACGGGGCGTCCTCCTCATCGGGGTGTTCACGACGCTGGGGGTTCTTCTCGGTGGAGCCGGTGTCTCCGGAACCGTCGCGAGACTGGCCGGGAACATGACGACGGCTCAGGTCGGACTCGTGCTGTTCAGCGCCGCCTCGGCGGTAACCCTCGCGAGCCTCTGGGGACGGCCCATCTCAACGACCCAGTCTGTAATAGGGGGCCTCGTCGGGGCGGCCCTGGCCCTCGGACTGCCGGTTGACTGGTGGACCGTCGGGAAGATAGTGTCCGCGTGGGTTCTCTCGCCCCTCGTCTCCGCCCTCTTCGCCATCGCCGTCTACAGGATCTACAAGCCCGTGCTGAGGAGGATAAAGTGCCTCCGCAACCTCGAGCTGACCCAGAAGTGGCTCGTCTTTACAGCCTCCGCCTTCTCGGCCTTCAATCTCGGCGCCAACGAGCTCTCGAACGTTGCTGGACTTATGGAGGGCGCTGGAATCGACGGCCCCTTCAAGCTCATCCTCGCGCTCACCCTCGCCTTCGGGGCCCTGACCTTCAGCTACGAGGTAATGATGACCGTCGGGAGAGATATTTCGCCCCTCGGCCCAACTTCCGCGTTCTCAAGCCAGTTCGGCGCCTCCCTTGCCGTCAGCGCGGCCAACCTGATAGGTCTCCCCGTAAGCTCGGGCCAGGCCATAGTCGGCTCCATAAGCGGTCTCGGGCTCTACAAGGGCGAGCACGTGAACCTCAGGCTCCTCGCTGGAATCGTGAAGGGCTGGGTAATCGCACCCCTTTTTGCGGGGGCCATATCCTACTTCCTCGTCACGGCCCTGGCGTGA